Part of the Paenibacillus aurantius genome, GGCCCGGCACTTGATCACCCAGCTGACGGGACAGCCCCGTACCGAGGAGGGCGGTTACTGGCACAAGAAGATATACCCGTTCCAGATGTGGCTCGACGGGTTGTACATGTCTTCGCCTTTTATGGCGGAATACGCCCTCACGTTCCAGGAGGACAAGTGGTTCGATGAGGCGGCTCATCAGCTTCTGCTGGTGGAACGCCGGACCCGCAACCCTCAGACGGGCCTGCTTCATCATGCGTGGGACGAAAGCCGGGAGCAGCGCTGGTGCGAGGGGGAGACCGGTCGTTCGAGGCATGTGTGGGGACGGGCGATGGGCTGGTATGCGATGGCGCTTGTGGATGCGCTGGAGCATTTTCCCTCCGATCACCCGAAGCGGGGGCAGCTCATGGGCATTTTCGAGCGTATGGCTAATGCGATGGTCCGCGTTCAGGATCAGGAGAGCGGCGTCTGGTATCAGGTGATGGACCAGAACGGACGGGAAGGGAATTACCTGGAAGCCTCCGGCTCCTGCATGATGACCTATGCGCTTGCCAAGGGGATCCGTCTACGCTATTTGGCGGAAATCGGAGAAAGTGTCGTCCGCCGGGCTTACGAAGGCATCCTTAAGCATTTCGTGACGGAGGATGAGCAGGGCGTTCACCTGCATGGAATCTGCCACGGGGCGGGCCTCGGAGGACGCAAATACCGGGACGGCTCCTATGAGTATTACTTGAGCGAAGCGGTGGTCAGCGACGTGCTGATGGGAGTGGCTCCTCTCCTCCTGGCCAGCATCGAGATGGAGAGGCTTGCAGAAGCAGGGGAGAAAATTAAGAGCACTTGAAGGAGACCACCGCTATGAAACCGCACAGAGAAGGACGTTGGGAGGACAAGGTGACCTTGAGGTATCCCGCCTCCTGGTGGCGGAACCTGTGGCGGGAGGCCCTGCCCGCCGGCAACGGCGTCCTCGGAGCCTCCGTTTTCGGCGGGGTGCAGGACGAAACGGTGCTGCTGAACCATGCCGGCCTGTGGCATTGGGGACAGCGGGACGAGCTGCCGGACGTCAGCTTTACGCTGAAGGAGACCCGCCGGCTGATGGACGAGAAGCGGTACCTCGAAGCCAGCTGGCAGCTTGCCGATGCACTGAAGGAGAGAGGCTACGGGACGAAGCTCGCCTCCCGTTTTCCGCTTGCCGCCATCCGGCTGACCATGCCGGGCGAGCAGGCCTTCCGAAGCTACCGGCGGGAGCTCGATATGGACAGCGGGCAGATTACCGTGGCCTGGAAGGACGGAGAGCACCGGTATTCGCGCGTGCTCTTCGTTTCCCGGGCCGACGACTGCCTCGTCTACCGCATCGGCGAAGCCGGAGGGAAGGGAGTCTCCGGCGAAATCGGCCTGGAGCTTCATCCGAGTGACCGCTGGGCGGATACTCCGGAATTCCGGGAGCTGGAGAGCACGGTCGAGACCGGGGCGGAAGGCCCCTACGCCTGGTATGCGGCGGCCAACGACGACGGCACCGATTTCGGAGCGGTTATGCTCCTTCTCCCGGAAGGCGGCTCCTGCACGCCCGCCGCCGGACGGCTCCGCTTCGAAAGGGCGGACCGGGTGCTCGTGCTCGTGAAAGTTTTTGCCGCCGGGAGCCGGGAGGCGGATTGGAAAAGGCTGAAGGAAGAACTCGCCGGCCTG contains:
- a CDS encoding glycoside hydrolase family 88/105 protein — encoded protein: METARQLTAQAPLSVKVGEAILAGSRDSYHPKIANQWGYVAGMALTALGRLGDWTGETRYTEFLKRHMDVFIQEDGSISGYTLEDYNLDHINKGKNLFRLWRETGEEKYGKAARHLITQLTGQPRTEEGGYWHKKIYPFQMWLDGLYMSSPFMAEYALTFQEDKWFDEAAHQLLLVERRTRNPQTGLLHHAWDESREQRWCEGETGRSRHVWGRAMGWYAMALVDALEHFPSDHPKRGQLMGIFERMANAMVRVQDQESGVWYQVMDQNGREGNYLEASGSCMMTYALAKGIRLRYLAEIGESVVRRAYEGILKHFVTEDEQGVHLHGICHGAGLGGRKYRDGSYEYYLSEAVVSDVLMGVAPLLLASIEMERLAEAGEKIKST